Within Cellulophaga sp. L1A9, the genomic segment AATTTAATATTTTCTCTAATTTCTCATCGGCAGTAGCTAAGGCTAATTTTAGTTTTTGCTCTTTTAAGGTTTCAAAAATCCGACCTGAATACTGATATGCACTGCCATTAGACTCACTTATTTTGGATCCAACAAAGGTTTCTTCCCCCAAACCAATACCCATACGAACATCTAAACCTTTTATCGTTTTAATTTTAGCCTTAATGAGTATTGCGGTTTTAAGTGCATCAACAATGGAAACCTTTAATTGAAATTCATCGCCTCGAAAAACATCCCAATCTTGTGGCGCGTCTCCTATTTCCGATAGTTGTTTTTTTAAAACCCCCATCCATTCCGAAGCTTTATAATGTTCAGAATTTACAATATCACCTGTTAGTACCGCAATCATATATATAAGTTAAAATGCTAATATACTAAAATATAAGCAAAATAAGTAATAATAAAAAATATAAGCTTAAAAGCTAATATTAAAACCATCTCCTGACATTTTTCAAATATGCACTATACTTAGAACCAAACTTATTAAAGAGCGCTTCCTCCTCAGGAATTATTTGAAAAGCATTCATATAAGAAACAAAACCAGCCGCTATTAAAAAATTAAAGGCATTTTCTAAATATAAACCCCAAGCCAAAAGCGCGAACAACAACCCCAAATACATAGGGTTACGGCTGTAATTATACAATCCTCCCGTGACCAATTGCGTTACATTTTGAGGCTTTATTGGGTTAATAGTCGTATGCTTTTTAACCAATTGAACAATAGCTACCAGTCCAATAATACCACCCAAACCTATTAAAACATATAT encodes:
- a CDS encoding SatD family protein; translated protein: MIAVLTGDIVNSEHYKASEWMGVLKKQLSEIGDAPQDWDVFRGDEFQLKVSIVDALKTAILIKAKIKTIKGLDVRMGIGLGEETFVGSKISESNGSAYQYSGRIFETLKEQKLKLALATADEKLEKILNLILKLALDFMDDWSVVSAEIITLSLENPDLQQQEIADQLGIKQSAVSQRQKRARLDLVLEILAFYKDIVKQE
- a CDS encoding isoprenylcysteine carboxylmethyltransferase family protein, whose amino-acid sequence is MYLKLPPAIVWLLAALIMFGVARFLPFGHFDFTGRIYFIYVLIGLGGIIGLVAIVQLVKKHTTINPIKPQNVTQLVTGGLYNYSRNPMYLGLLFALLAWGLYLENAFNFLIAAGFVSYMNAFQIIPEEEALFNKFGSKYSAYLKNVRRWF